Proteins co-encoded in one Halococcoides cellulosivorans genomic window:
- a CDS encoding zinc-binding metallopeptidase family protein: MDQRRRAFLDDLLATTGPSGYEDRVQSVWTDAVEPIADRVETDAYGNAVATIDNGGPLLAIVGHADEIGYIVRDVTDDGFLRIDRIGGADSTVSRGQHVTVETAGGPIPGVIGQTAIHLRDADDDGVPDIDEQHVDIGASDGDEASELVDRGDPVVIDQRVRELAGTRLAARGLDNRVGVWTAAETLRAAADRDLDVSVAAVSTVQEELGIKGAAMVGFDLDPDAAIAVDVTHATDQPVSPADRSNGIDLGDGPVVTRGSSNHPALVEAVRSTADAIDQSVQLQAAGIRTGTDADAFYTARGGIPALNVGLPNRYMHTPVEVIDTTDLVAIPELLATTAERAGERLPIERPGR, encoded by the coding sequence ATGGACCAGCGACGACGTGCGTTCCTCGACGACCTGCTCGCGACTACCGGTCCGTCGGGCTACGAAGACCGCGTCCAGTCGGTCTGGACCGACGCCGTCGAACCGATCGCAGATCGAGTCGAGACCGACGCCTACGGGAACGCGGTCGCCACGATCGACAACGGCGGCCCGTTGCTCGCCATCGTGGGCCACGCCGACGAGATCGGCTACATCGTTCGGGACGTGACCGACGACGGATTCTTGCGGATCGATCGGATCGGCGGGGCCGACAGCACGGTCTCGCGAGGCCAGCACGTCACCGTCGAGACCGCCGGGGGCCCGATCCCCGGTGTGATCGGCCAGACCGCGATCCACCTGCGAGACGCCGACGACGACGGCGTCCCCGACATCGACGAACAACACGTCGACATCGGCGCGAGCGACGGGGACGAGGCGTCCGAACTCGTCGATCGTGGCGATCCGGTCGTGATCGACCAGCGCGTTCGCGAGTTGGCGGGGACGCGTCTGGCCGCACGCGGACTGGACAACCGCGTCGGCGTCTGGACCGCGGCGGAGACGCTTCGGGCCGCCGCTGACCGCGATCTGGACGTCTCGGTCGCGGCAGTCTCGACCGTCCAGGAGGAACTCGGGATCAAAGGCGCGGCGATGGTCGGGTTCGATCTCGATCCCGACGCCGCGATCGCGGTGGACGTCACCCACGCGACCGATCAGCCAGTCTCGCCGGCCGACCGGTCGAACGGGATCGATCTGGGGGACGGGCCCGTCGTCACCCGCGGGAGTTCGAACCACCCCGCGCTCGTCGAAGCGGTCCGATCGACCGCCGACGCGATCGACCAGTCGGTACAGTTGCAGGCCGCAGGCATCCGCACGGGGACCGACGCCGACGCCTTCTACACCGCTCGCGGCGGGATCCCCGCGCTCAACGTCGGCCTGCCGAATCGATACATGCACACGCCAGTCGAGGTGATCGACACCACCGATCTCGTGGCGATCCCGGAGTTACTCGCGACGACCGCCGAGCGCGCCGGCGAGAGACTCCCGATCGAGCGGCCCGGCCGGTGA
- a CDS encoding DUF6691 family protein: MADRRLPVVFVGGLIFGAGLAISRMVRPEVVLSFLRLEDLGLLFVMGGAAVVTGVVIALATRSGRTAPLTGRPYTRRLKSMDRNVLLGGAIFGVGWGISGVCPGAAIASVGVGNWPILAAIAGMLAGAYLQAALWPLLVTGE, encoded by the coding sequence ATGGCCGACCGTCGCCTCCCGGTCGTCTTCGTCGGAGGCCTGATCTTCGGGGCGGGCCTCGCGATCAGTCGGATGGTCCGCCCCGAGGTCGTCTTGAGTTTCCTCCGCCTGGAGGATCTGGGCCTGCTTTTCGTGATGGGTGGGGCCGCAGTCGTCACGGGCGTGGTGATCGCCCTGGCGACCCGATCGGGCCGGACCGCGCCGTTGACCGGTCGCCCGTACACCCGCCGGCTCAAATCGATGGATCGGAACGTGTTGCTCGGCGGGGCGATCTTCGGTGTCGGCTGGGGGATTTCGGGAGTCTGTCCCGGCGCGGCGATCGCCAGCGTCGGCGTGGGCAACTGGCCGATCCTCGCCGCGATCGCAGGGATGCTCGCCGGGGCCTACCTGCAGGCGGCGCTGTGGCCGCTGCTCGTGACCGGCGAGTAG
- a CDS encoding YeeE/YedE family protein — protein sequence MLELFPNGVVHYAAGGVLIGVGVSLIYLLTGIAAGASSVLESTLTYVSSLDRLNRPSMVESRGWRLVFSAGLVLGAAAYTVLAGEGIWTTEVPIWRLLGGGVLVGVGTRLGKGCTSGHGICGIGSVAGTSLANVATFLGVAILVAHLIEFLGGAV from the coding sequence ATGCTCGAACTGTTTCCCAACGGCGTCGTCCACTACGCGGCGGGTGGCGTCCTGATCGGCGTCGGCGTCAGTCTCATCTACCTGCTGACGGGCATCGCTGCCGGCGCGAGTAGCGTCCTCGAATCCACGCTTACATACGTCTCCTCGCTCGACCGTCTCAACCGCCCCTCGATGGTCGAGAGTCGCGGGTGGCGACTCGTCTTTTCGGCCGGACTCGTCCTCGGCGCGGCGGCGTACACCGTCCTCGCCGGCGAGGGGATCTGGACGACCGAGGTGCCGATCTGGCGCTTGCTCGGCGGGGGCGTCCTCGTCGGCGTGGGCACGCGGCTTGGCAAGGGCTGTACCTCTGGCCACGGCATCTGCGGGATCGGATCGGTCGCGGGCACGTCGCTCGCGAACGTCGCGACCTTCCTGGGCGTGGCGATCCTGGTCGCACACCTGATCGAGTTCCTGGGAGGTGCGGTCTGA
- a CDS encoding NAD(P)/FAD-dependent oxidoreductase: MARSYVILGDGIAGSSAAETLREEDPEGSITVVTNEDEPLYNRILIKEFAKGTMPEAPIQIHDPDWYADRDIDLRLGTEATTVDVEGHTVETAGGDSISYDRLLVATGGTPMELPVEGGTAAGVHYFWTFDDARRIRAAAGEAETGVVVGAGLLGIDLAAICGAHGCAARYLMRGDRWWRYALTDAGASIVHDGLREKGVTPVFESGVDHFETDTSGHVTAAVDSSGQRHPAEFVGVAIGLDFNTDFLADTPVECDGGIVVDERMATAAPDVYAAGDITQYYDVILDERTQNGTWGSAKEQGAVAARNMVGEDTATFRYVPSYSITHFDFPFLSFGHPTIGEDHAERTYEEGVWRRLAFRDGRLVGGVLIGDVSQQRVLKTIIREERPVGDHAEALLAEEIDLDALPESPVDATAE; encoded by the coding sequence ATGGCCAGGTCTTACGTGATCCTCGGGGACGGTATCGCCGGGAGTTCGGCGGCCGAGACGCTCCGTGAGGAGGACCCCGAGGGGTCGATTACGGTCGTGACCAACGAGGACGAACCCCTGTACAATCGCATTCTCATCAAGGAGTTCGCGAAGGGGACGATGCCCGAAGCCCCGATTCAGATTCACGACCCAGACTGGTACGCCGACCGTGATATCGACCTTCGCCTGGGGACCGAGGCGACAACCGTCGACGTCGAGGGCCACACGGTCGAGACGGCCGGCGGCGATTCGATCTCGTACGATCGCCTCCTCGTCGCGACAGGTGGGACGCCGATGGAACTGCCCGTCGAGGGCGGGACCGCCGCGGGCGTGCATTACTTCTGGACGTTCGACGACGCCCGGCGCATTCGCGCGGCCGCCGGTGAGGCCGAAACGGGCGTGGTCGTCGGAGCGGGCCTGCTCGGGATCGACCTCGCGGCGATCTGTGGCGCGCACGGTTGCGCCGCCCGGTATCTCATGCGCGGCGATCGCTGGTGGCGATACGCGCTCACCGACGCGGGGGCTTCGATCGTCCACGACGGCCTCAGAGAGAAAGGTGTCACACCCGTCTTCGAGAGCGGCGTCGACCACTTCGAGACCGACACGTCGGGCCACGTGACGGCGGCGGTCGATTCGTCGGGCCAGCGCCACCCCGCGGAGTTCGTCGGCGTCGCGATCGGCCTGGATTTCAATACGGACTTTCTCGCGGACACGCCCGTCGAATGTGACGGGGGCATCGTCGTCGACGAACGGATGGCGACCGCCGCACCCGACGTGTACGCAGCGGGCGATATCACGCAGTATTACGACGTCATCCTCGACGAGCGCACGCAGAACGGCACCTGGGGGTCGGCCAAAGAACAGGGCGCGGTCGCCGCCCGGAACATGGTGGGCGAGGACACCGCGACCTTTCGATACGTCCCCTCCTATTCGATCACGCACTTCGACTTTCCTTTCCTCTCCTTTGGCCACCCGACGATCGGCGAGGATCACGCCGAACGCACCTACGAGGAGGGTGTCTGGCGACGCCTGGCGTTCCGAGACGGCCGACTGGTCGGTGGCGTCCTGATCGGTGACGTCAGCCAACAGCGTGTGCTCAAGACGATCATTCGAGAGGAACGGCCCGTCGGAGACCACGCGGAGGCCCTCCTTGCCGAGGAAATCGATCTCGACGCGCTTCCCGAGAGCCCGGTGGACGCGACGGCCGAGTGA
- a CDS encoding bis(5'-nucleosyl)-tetraphosphatase — MIEATSAGAILYRDTRGRREYLLLKSRPGDWEFPKGGVEGEEELQQTAIREVEEEANISDFRLLDGFRQDYDYVFEADGNTIHKTVHLFVAKSFETSAELSEEHRDHQWRDYEQAINTITQDGPREILEDAHEFLDERDED; from the coding sequence ATGATCGAGGCCACGAGTGCCGGCGCGATCCTCTATCGGGACACGCGTGGCCGTCGCGAGTATCTACTCCTGAAGAGTCGCCCCGGCGACTGGGAATTTCCCAAGGGCGGCGTCGAAGGCGAGGAGGAACTCCAGCAGACGGCCATTCGTGAAGTCGAAGAAGAGGCGAACATCTCGGACTTTCGCCTGCTCGACGGCTTCCGCCAGGACTACGATTACGTGTTCGAAGCCGACGGCAACACCATCCACAAGACCGTCCATCTGTTCGTCGCGAAGTCCTTCGAGACGAGTGCGGAACTCTCCGAAGAGCATCGCGACCACCAGTGGCGAGACTACGAACAGGCGATCAACACCATCACCCAGGACGGGCCCCGGGAGATCCTCGAAGACGCCCACGAGTTCCTCGACGAACGCGACGAGGACTGA
- a CDS encoding LLM class flavin-dependent oxidoreductase codes for MDLSVVDLSPVPTDGTATDAYANTVESAQQAESLGYSRFWVAEHHGMATTIAGTTPEVLLGHLAAETDSIRLGSGAVLLNHYSPFNVAEQFGVLDALAPGRIDAGLGRANGSPAADRALGTDRRVQNPDADQTEKIEAVMDHLSGGFPDDHPYADLEVPGSGAGLPEPWVLGSSPSSASIAAELGLPYCFAAFIRPQFAVRAFETYRDQFQSTSLAGSVDQPQGMLAVNAVSAETDREAVRLRAVAEASFARMQRGVVGTRPSIEEAIDELGGAPDPTPPRLDGDDWPRAVSGSPETISSVLDQLADRVGVDELMIQHVQPTQADALRSHELIAEGVGIT; via the coding sequence GTGGATCTCTCCGTCGTCGACCTCTCGCCCGTTCCGACCGACGGGACTGCGACCGATGCGTACGCGAACACCGTCGAAAGCGCCCAGCAGGCCGAGAGCCTCGGCTATTCCCGGTTCTGGGTGGCCGAACACCACGGCATGGCGACCACCATCGCCGGCACGACGCCAGAAGTGTTGCTCGGGCATCTCGCCGCCGAGACCGACTCGATCCGACTCGGGTCGGGCGCGGTCCTGCTCAATCACTACAGCCCGTTCAACGTCGCCGAACAGTTCGGCGTCCTCGACGCGCTCGCTCCGGGCCGGATCGACGCGGGCCTCGGCCGCGCGAACGGGTCCCCCGCTGCCGATCGCGCGCTGGGCACCGACCGGCGCGTCCAGAATCCCGATGCGGACCAGACCGAAAAGATCGAGGCCGTGATGGATCACCTCTCCGGTGGCTTCCCCGACGATCATCCGTACGCCGACCTCGAAGTCCCGGGTTCGGGCGCGGGCCTGCCGGAGCCGTGGGTTCTCGGATCCAGTCCGTCGAGCGCGTCGATCGCCGCCGAGTTGGGCCTTCCCTACTGTTTCGCGGCGTTCATCCGCCCGCAGTTCGCCGTCCGGGCGTTCGAGACCTACCGCGATCAGTTCCAGTCCACGTCGCTGGCCGGGAGCGTCGACCAGCCTCAGGGGATGCTCGCGGTCAACGCCGTCTCTGCCGAGACTGATAGGGAGGCAGTCCGACTGCGCGCGGTCGCCGAGGCGTCGTTCGCGCGGATGCAACGCGGCGTCGTCGGCACGCGACCCTCCATCGAGGAAGCGATCGACGAACTCGGGGGCGCCCCCGACCCGACACCACCACGACTCGACGGTGACGACTGGCCGCGTGCCGTCTCGGGCAGTCCGGAGACCATCTCGTCGGTGCTCGACCAGCTCGCGGATCGCGTCGGCGTCGACGAACTGATGATTCAACACGTCCAGCCGACTCAGGCCGACGCACTGCGATCACACGAACTGATCGCCGAGGGCGTCGGGATTACGTGA
- a CDS encoding VTT domain-containing protein, protein MLTDGIVIATPALGPWVERSVRTATGPVGLVIVFVYSVAIVVALPTPGELVLAAPLDLGVGHPATLATIVLVSATGKALGSVLALRIGHGVSRSDPVLDLFRRAPIDVVGYSETTTVAIARRYGYVGLAVVLSVPTFPDTLPVYACSVVGSDARRFALATFVGSIGRLVIVLGAVVAGIELVGV, encoded by the coding sequence ATGCTCACCGACGGGATCGTGATCGCGACACCCGCGCTCGGTCCCTGGGTCGAGCGGTCTGTGCGGACCGCGACCGGGCCCGTCGGCCTCGTGATCGTCTTCGTCTACTCGGTCGCGATCGTCGTCGCCCTCCCCACCCCGGGCGAACTCGTGCTCGCCGCGCCGCTCGATCTGGGGGTGGGCCACCCGGCGACGCTGGCGACGATCGTCCTCGTCAGCGCGACCGGGAAGGCTCTGGGGAGTGTGCTCGCACTCCGCATCGGTCACGGCGTCTCCCGATCCGACCCCGTCCTCGATCTGTTCCGACGCGCGCCGATCGACGTCGTCGGCTACTCGGAGACGACGACGGTCGCGATCGCGCGTCGCTACGGCTACGTCGGCCTCGCGGTCGTGCTCTCGGTCCCGACCTTTCCGGATACGCTCCCGGTGTACGCCTGTTCGGTCGTCGGCAGCGACGCGCGACGGTTCGCACTCGCGACGTTCGTCGGATCGATCGGCCGTCTGGTGATCGTCCTCGGAGCGGTCGTCGCCGGGATCGAACTCGTCGGCGTCTAG
- a CDS encoding polymer-forming cytoskeletal protein, translated as MTRTGRLLAILALVVLGAAVVPGIAAAEERTGGAVVVGPDETVTDGLVAYGGTVVVEGTVEGDLTAFAGSIVVTESGQVTGDIVANAGDVSIGGTVDGAVTGSAGSVRIRETGSVGSIDTEAGYLQIDGSVTGSVTAAVDRLQIGPDASIGGDLTYDEDATVVGDPGAATEGSATSTDLRSDGAGAGAFSLLGLLAPGYFLLVDLFLGAILLIVLPRFSERVTDHGIDRPHYAAGAGVAALFAVPVFSGILILSVVGIPIALVIAPAVAIVGGWIAFVYGKYTLGRWVLARFDVTDRWLGLLAGMVGVAALGLIPIVGPLVGLIALLVGGGALIFALRDQYHDSEETLSIARRID; from the coding sequence ATGACACGGACGGGACGCCTGCTGGCGATTCTCGCACTCGTGGTCCTCGGGGCCGCGGTCGTGCCGGGGATCGCCGCCGCGGAGGAACGAACCGGTGGGGCCGTCGTCGTCGGGCCCGACGAAACGGTCACGGACGGTCTGGTCGCCTACGGCGGGACGGTCGTCGTGGAAGGGACCGTCGAGGGCGACCTGACGGCGTTCGCCGGGTCGATCGTCGTCACCGAGTCGGGGCAGGTCACCGGCGACATCGTGGCGAACGCGGGTGACGTCTCGATCGGTGGGACCGTCGACGGGGCGGTCACCGGGTCGGCCGGATCGGTACGAATCCGTGAGACTGGATCGGTCGGGAGCATCGACACCGAGGCGGGCTACCTGCAGATCGACGGGTCGGTGACCGGGTCGGTCACCGCCGCTGTCGATCGCCTCCAGATCGGCCCGGACGCCTCGATCGGCGGTGATCTGACCTACGACGAGGATGCGACGGTCGTCGGAGATCCTGGCGCCGCCACCGAGGGATCGGCCACGAGCACCGACCTCCGGTCCGACGGTGCGGGCGCGGGAGCGTTCAGCCTGCTCGGCCTGCTCGCGCCGGGCTATTTCCTGCTCGTCGATCTGTTCCTCGGCGCGATCCTGTTGATCGTCCTGCCGCGATTCTCCGAACGGGTCACCGACCACGGCATCGATCGCCCCCACTACGCCGCCGGGGCGGGGGTGGCGGCCCTGTTCGCCGTGCCCGTCTTCTCGGGAATCCTGATCCTCTCTGTCGTCGGGATTCCGATCGCACTCGTGATCGCGCCCGCAGTCGCGATCGTGGGCGGGTGGATCGCGTTCGTCTACGGCAAGTACACGCTCGGCCGGTGGGTACTCGCGCGGTTCGACGTCACCGACCGCTGGCTCGGCCTGCTCGCCGGGATGGTCGGGGTCGCCGCGCTCGGTCTGATCCCGATCGTCGGCCCACTCGTGGGTCTGATCGCGCTGCTCGTCGGGGGTGGCGCGCTGATCTTCGCCTTGCGCGACCAGTATCACGACTCGGAAGAAACACTCTCGATCGCCCGGCGGATCGACTGA
- a CDS encoding MarR family transcriptional regulator produces MADDDPPDRRLAEASPSAKFVFFVLEREAPMTTAQIADRTRLSPRTVRNALSRLDGRNLVRERPSFRDARKTLYEPSATLDTTHE; encoded by the coding sequence GTGGCCGACGACGACCCGCCCGACCGGCGTCTCGCGGAGGCCTCTCCGAGCGCCAAGTTCGTCTTTTTCGTGCTCGAACGCGAGGCCCCGATGACGACCGCCCAGATCGCTGACCGAACGCGGCTCTCGCCGCGCACCGTCCGAAACGCCCTCTCCCGACTCGACGGTCGCAATCTCGTCCGGGAACGCCCGTCCTTTCGGGACGCCCGGAAGACGCTGTACGAACCGAGTGCCACCCTCGACACCACCCATGAGTGA
- a CDS encoding uS10/mL48 family ribosomal protein, translating into MPFVTTLTFTSGDRHTLESVVADIKESATRKGVELKGPHPEPPTEQAVDLSARLLADDDAIDRWRYSVYTRTITIVGHDEFARAITERDLPDAVHLEAEIERRSSVG; encoded by the coding sequence ATGCCCTTCGTGACGACGCTCACCTTCACCAGCGGCGATCGCCACACGCTCGAATCGGTGGTTGCCGACATCAAAGAGTCCGCGACCCGGAAGGGCGTCGAACTGAAGGGACCGCACCCGGAGCCACCCACCGAGCAAGCGGTCGATCTCTCCGCGCGATTGCTCGCTGACGACGACGCTATCGACCGCTGGCGCTACTCGGTGTACACGCGCACTATCACCATCGTCGGTCACGACGAGTTCGCTCGGGCGATCACCGAACGCGACCTTCCCGATGCGGTCCACCTCGAAGCCGAAATCGAGCGTCGTTCCTCGGTCGGGTAG
- a CDS encoding NAD-binding protein, giving the protein MAVSAGVDVVVLMVAAIFALGVSAQLLAARLRVPSIIFYILAGLIIGPVSGVVLPMLGSALGMDLPARLFSLETFGPNAMETIVELAVAIIVFEGAFHLKIQRLREAPRATLRLITLGAAIALIGTAIATKLAFPISWGLAFTIGALLVATGPTVIAPILAVVPVRDRVAAVLETEGIVNDVTAAITAVVVFDVVVIEGAAAFGIVNEFATRLGEGVLIGALVAAALFYLLRYVDLSAGDAPRNARLLVLAGAIGSFAVANFLESEAGVAAAATAGILLGNMEVPYKDEIATFKGDVTLLVLSFVFITLAGILEVGALTAVGIPGLAVVIAVALFIRPLLVFVSTIGDRFTLPERAFMSFVGPRGIIPASVATLFAIRLQAEGMGTEADILIGTVFLVILATAAVEGGLARHVAKFLDVIPMRVIIVGGGRVGRALAERLEDRGENVVIVDEDESQIEIVRNSGYTGIMGDGTDMDVLRDAGAENAKTIVAATSDDDVNLLVSQLADAEFDVENIIARVNRPENVEPFEDLGVRTISASMATAWAIDNQIERPAIAHWMTDVSRIGDVQEVELTNDSLVGQSIQEIGPQLPDACLIALVSRDGETIVPNADYTFERGDKVTLLGERDSVRDGMDFCQG; this is encoded by the coding sequence ATCGCCGTGAGTGCCGGGGTCGACGTGGTCGTCCTGATGGTCGCGGCCATCTTCGCGCTCGGGGTGAGTGCTCAGTTGCTCGCGGCCCGACTGCGCGTGCCGAGCATCATCTTCTACATTCTCGCGGGGTTGATCATCGGGCCGGTATCGGGGGTCGTCCTCCCGATGCTGGGATCGGCGCTCGGGATGGACCTGCCCGCGCGCCTGTTCAGTCTGGAGACGTTCGGCCCGAACGCGATGGAGACGATCGTCGAGTTGGCGGTCGCGATCATCGTCTTCGAGGGGGCCTTTCATCTCAAGATCCAGCGCCTCCGCGAGGCCCCGCGGGCGACGCTTCGGCTCATCACGCTCGGTGCGGCCATTGCGCTGATCGGGACCGCGATCGCCACCAAACTCGCCTTCCCGATCTCGTGGGGCCTGGCTTTCACGATCGGCGCGCTGCTCGTCGCGACGGGCCCGACGGTCATCGCGCCGATCCTCGCGGTCGTCCCGGTCCGCGATCGGGTCGCGGCCGTTCTGGAGACCGAGGGGATCGTCAACGACGTGACCGCGGCGATCACCGCCGTCGTCGTCTTCGACGTCGTCGTCATCGAGGGCGCGGCCGCGTTCGGCATCGTCAACGAGTTCGCCACCCGACTCGGTGAGGGCGTCCTCATCGGCGCGCTCGTCGCCGCGGCGCTGTTCTATCTGCTCCGCTACGTCGACCTCTCGGCCGGCGACGCGCCACGGAACGCCCGCCTCCTGGTGCTCGCCGGGGCGATCGGGTCCTTCGCGGTCGCGAACTTCCTGGAGAGCGAGGCCGGCGTCGCCGCCGCCGCGACGGCGGGGATCTTGCTGGGGAACATGGAGGTGCCCTACAAAGACGAGATCGCGACGTTCAAAGGCGACGTGACGCTGCTCGTGCTCTCCTTTGTGTTCATCACGCTCGCGGGCATCCTCGAAGTCGGGGCGCTCACCGCGGTAGGGATCCCCGGCCTGGCAGTCGTGATCGCGGTCGCCCTGTTCATCCGCCCGCTGCTCGTTTTCGTCTCGACGATCGGAGACCGATTTACGCTGCCCGAGCGGGCGTTTATGAGTTTCGTCGGGCCACGCGGGATCATCCCCGCGTCGGTCGCGACGCTGTTCGCCATCCGATTGCAGGCCGAGGGGATGGGGACCGAGGCAGACATCCTCATCGGCACGGTCTTTCTGGTCATTCTCGCCACGGCCGCCGTCGAGGGCGGTCTGGCACGCCACGTCGCGAAGTTCCTGGATGTGATCCCAATGCGCGTCATCATCGTCGGGGGCGGCCGCGTCGGCCGGGCCCTCGCAGAACGGCTGGAGGATCGAGGCGAAAACGTCGTCATCGTCGACGAAGACGAATCCCAGATCGAGATCGTCCGGAACAGCGGGTACACCGGTATCATGGGCGATGGCACCGACATGGACGTGCTGCGTGACGCCGGGGCCGAGAACGCGAAGACGATCGTCGCCGCGACCAGTGACGACGACGTGAACCTGCTGGTCAGCCAGCTGGCCGACGCCGAGTTCGACGTCGAGAACATCATCGCGCGGGTGAACCGCCCCGAGAACGTCGAACCGTTCGAGGACCTGGGCGTCCGGACCATCTCCGCGTCGATGGCGACGGCGTGGGCGATCGACAACCAGATCGAGCGGCCGGCGATCGCCCACTGGATGACCGACGTCAGCCGAATCGGTGACGTCCAGGAGGTCGAACTCACCAACGATTCGCTCGTCGGCCAGTCGATCCAGGAGATCGGCCCCCAACTCCCCGACGCCTGTCTGATCGCACTGGTCAGCCGTGATGGCGAGACGATCGTCCCGAACGCAGACTACACCTTCGAGCGCGGCGACAAGGTGACGCTCCTGGGCGAACGGGACTCCGTTCGCGACGGCATGGACTTCTGTCAGGGCTGA
- the samp2 gene encoding ubiquitin-like small modifier protein SAMP2 translates to MEVTVDVAGGPTHERSVPDDATFGDLVADLSVSVHQVALLVDGRPQPADAPIDADHVRVVRLIKGG, encoded by the coding sequence ATGGAGGTCACCGTCGACGTCGCGGGCGGGCCGACCCACGAGCGGTCGGTCCCCGACGACGCCACGTTCGGCGACCTCGTCGCGGACCTCTCGGTCAGCGTCCACCAGGTCGCGCTCCTCGTCGACGGGCGCCCCCAACCCGCGGACGCCCCCATCGACGCCGACCACGTGCGCGTGGTCCGGTTGATCAAGGGCGGGTGA
- the mfnA gene encoding tyrosine decarboxylase MfnA, with translation MLEATPQDFGRVLSSMCTEPCPPARAAADRFLATNPGDPGTYPEIARLEERAVDLLGEITELADPAGYVATGGTEANIQAVRIARNRADTDDPVVVAPESAHFSFHKAAAMLDVEIRTTPLVDYRADPDAIAEAIDSDTALVVAVAGSTEFGRVDPVPALAELAHDAGALCHVDAAWGGFHLPFTDHDWSFSDAPIDTMTIDPHKAGQAPIPAGGLLARDESLLEVLEVETPYLESSTQVTLTGTRSGAGVAGALAAMETLWPDGYRDNHERAMANATWLADELRERGYEVVDPELPLVAADVSQSIIDALRRRGWRISRTGAGDLRIVCMPHVTRSMLRSFVADLDWY, from the coding sequence ATGCTCGAAGCCACGCCCCAGGACTTCGGGCGCGTCCTCTCTTCGATGTGCACCGAGCCCTGTCCCCCCGCACGAGCGGCTGCCGACCGCTTTCTCGCGACGAACCCCGGCGATCCGGGGACCTACCCCGAAATCGCGCGCCTGGAAGAGCGTGCGGTCGACCTCCTCGGTGAGATCACCGAGCTTGCGGATCCCGCGGGCTACGTCGCGACCGGGGGCACCGAGGCCAACATCCAGGCCGTCCGCATCGCGCGCAATCGCGCCGACACCGACGACCCCGTCGTGGTCGCCCCCGAGAGCGCGCACTTCAGCTTCCACAAGGCCGCCGCGATGCTCGACGTCGAGATCCGGACGACACCGCTCGTGGACTACCGCGCCGACCCCGATGCGATCGCCGAGGCGATTGATTCCGACACCGCGCTCGTCGTCGCCGTCGCCGGATCGACGGAGTTCGGGCGCGTCGATCCCGTCCCCGCGCTCGCGGAGTTGGCCCACGACGCGGGCGCGCTCTGTCACGTCGACGCCGCCTGGGGTGGCTTTCATCTCCCCTTCACCGATCACGACTGGTCCTTTTCGGACGCGCCGATCGACACGATGACGATCGACCCCCACAAGGCCGGTCAGGCCCCGATCCCCGCGGGCGGACTGCTCGCTCGCGACGAATCGCTGCTGGAGGTCCTCGAAGTCGAGACACCGTACCTCGAATCGAGCACGCAGGTCACGCTGACGGGCACGCGCAGCGGCGCGGGCGTCGCGGGCGCGCTCGCGGCGATGGAGACGCTCTGGCCCGACGGGTATCGCGACAACCACGAGCGCGCGATGGCGAACGCGACGTGGCTCGCGGACGAACTCCGCGAGCGGGGCTACGAGGTGGTCGATCCCGAACTCCCGCTGGTCGCCGCCGACGTCTCCCAGTCGATCATCGACGCGCTCCGCCGGCGTGGCTGGCGGATCTCCCGGACGGGAGCGGGCGATCTGCGCATCGTCTGTATGCCACACGTCACCCGATCGATGCTGCGCTCGTTCGTGGCGGATCTGGACTGGTACTGA